The Humulus lupulus chromosome 4, drHumLupu1.1, whole genome shotgun sequence genome has a window encoding:
- the LOC133832208 gene encoding uncharacterized protein LOC133832208 gives MVENGVPRFKRMYICYSGLRDGFNGGCRPVIGLDGCHIKGVHPGQLLIAVGVDGNNQMFPVAFAMVEIENKDSWSWFVNLLRIDLKIDNSNHWTFITDKQKGLEQALKGMWEEGIPEAEHRHCARHLEKNFIKVFKEKSLKDLLWKVAREVTIQRFEAVMEEIRKINNEAYEWLIAAGPKHWSRSHFRTNHKCDILLNNMCEAFNGTKSILAARDRPIFSMLEQLRIKWELTNIPCSHAVAAIWHNKQDPELYVSKWYMKEYYMKAYSHQIFPIRNQDEWPRSGKVAMVSPICKKQLGRPKKSRKLELDEMTSATGKKLKIRYITIKCSGCGGKGHNFRTCARNAETSAKKNPPKDPGTYARNHNPMPHYLVSSSTQKTSAQETTQQFQNKAQAKQSIRMKPANKQDKGGNILRKKVRVASMYNDP, from the exons ATGGTAGAAAATGGGGTGCCACGGTTTAAGAGGATGTACATATGTTATTCTGGGTTGAGAGATGGTTTCAATGGAGGATGTAGACCTGTCATTGGTTTAGATGGGTGCCATATTAAAGGTGTACATCCAGGACAGCTACTAATAGCAGTTGGTGTAGATGGAAACAACCAAATGTTTCCTGTTGCCTTTGCTATGGTAGAAATAGAAAATAAAGACTCTTGGAGTTGGTTTGTGAACCTGCTAAGGATAGACTTGAAAATTGACAACTCTAACCACTGGACCTTTATCACAGACAAACAAAAAGGATTGGAACAAGCTTTGAAGGGGATGTGGGAAGAAGGGATACCTGAAGCTGAGCATAGACATTGTGCTAGGCATTTGGAGAAAAATTTCATCAAGGTGTTCAAGGAAAAATCGTTAAAAGACCTGTTATGGAAGGTTGCTAGAGAAGTAACTATTCAAAGATTTGAAGCTGTTATGGAAGAGATTAGAAAGATCAATAATGAAGCCTATGAGTGGTTGATTGCTGCAGGTCCAAAACATTGGTCTAGATCACACTTTAGGACTAACCATAAATGTGATATTCTATTGAATAACATGTGCGAGGCTTTTAATGGGACAAAATCAATATTGGCTGCTAGAGACAGACCAATATTTTCAATGCTAGAGCAACTCAGGAT AAAATGGGAACTTACTAACATTCCATGTAGTCATGCAGTGGCTGCTATTTGGCataataaacaagatcctgaGTTGTATGTCAGTAAGTGGTACATGAAAGAATACTACATGAAGGCTTACTCTCACCAAATTTTTCCGATTAGAAATCAAGATGAGTGGCCTAGAAGTGGGAAGGTTGCAATGGTTAGCCCTATTTGCAAAAAACAGCTAGGTAGGCCAAAGAAATCAAGGAAATTGGAGCTTGATGAAATGACTTCAGCTACTGGAAAGAAATTGAAAAtaagatatatcacaattaagtGTTCTGGCTGCGGTGGAAAGGGGCACAATTTTAGAACATGTGCAAGAAATGCAGAAACCTCG GCTAAGAAGAACCCACCAAAAGATCCTGGAACTTATGCAAGAAACCATAATCCAATGCCTCATTATTTAGTAAGCTCATCAACCCAAAAAACAAGTGCACAAGAAACCACTCAACAGTTTCAA AATAAAGCTCAGGCCAAGCAATCTATTCGAATGAAACCAGCAAACAAGCAAGATAAAGGTGGAAACATTTTGAGGAAGAAAGTGAGAGTTGCATCAATGTACAATGACCCATGA